A stretch of Deltaproteobacteria bacterium DNA encodes these proteins:
- a CDS encoding CoA transferase produces MSRAALGHLRLLDLSRQLPGPFCSTLLADLGMDVLVVAAPQDPFGVGISFLARNKRSMTLNLKHAAGRDVFLRLAAEADVVLEGFRPGVTARLGVDYPTLAAANPRLVYCAITGYGQDGPYRDRVGHDVNYLGYAGVLNYMGEAGRAPVIPGVPVADIGGGALMAAVGILTALVARERTGRGQFVDVAMLDGTVAWNVYHMLLYVLAGRAPERGRTQLTGHYPCYAVYETRDGRHVTVGAYEAHFWTTLCRHFEREDFIAAQWDEGEKREEMFRFFRAAFRAKTLAEWRAELGEKEICFGPVNTLEETFADPQVRHRGMVVGEGGSAMPGPPIKLSDTPASIRTPPARFGEHTEEVLRGLGFGAAEIAGLRREGVV; encoded by the coding sequence ATGTCGCGCGCCGCGCTCGGACACCTCAGGCTGCTCGACCTCTCGCGCCAGCTGCCGGGGCCCTTCTGCTCGACGCTGCTCGCCGACCTCGGCATGGACGTGCTGGTCGTCGCCGCGCCGCAAGACCCGTTCGGCGTGGGCATCTCGTTCCTGGCGCGCAACAAGCGGAGCATGACGCTCAACCTGAAGCACGCCGCCGGGCGCGACGTCTTCCTCCGCCTGGCGGCCGAGGCGGACGTGGTGCTGGAGGGCTTCCGGCCCGGTGTGACCGCGCGCCTCGGCGTCGATTACCCGACGCTCGCGGCCGCGAATCCCCGCCTCGTCTACTGCGCGATCACGGGCTACGGGCAGGACGGCCCGTACCGCGACCGGGTGGGCCACGACGTCAACTACCTGGGCTACGCCGGCGTGCTCAACTACATGGGCGAGGCGGGCCGCGCGCCGGTCATCCCGGGCGTGCCGGTCGCGGACATCGGCGGCGGCGCGCTCATGGCCGCGGTCGGCATCCTGACGGCGCTCGTCGCGCGCGAGCGGACCGGGCGGGGACAATTCGTCGACGTCGCCATGCTGGACGGGACGGTCGCGTGGAACGTCTACCACATGCTCCTCTACGTGCTCGCCGGGCGCGCGCCCGAGCGCGGGAGGACGCAGCTCACCGGGCACTACCCCTGCTACGCCGTCTACGAGACGCGCGACGGCCGCCACGTCACCGTGGGCGCGTACGAGGCGCACTTCTGGACGACCCTCTGCCGCCACTTCGAGCGCGAGGACTTCATCGCCGCGCAGTGGGACGAGGGCGAGAAGCGCGAGGAGATGTTCCGCTTCTTCCGCGCCGCCTTCCGCGCGAAGACGCTCGCCGAGTGGAGGGCGGAGCTGGGCGAGAAGGAGATATGCTTCGGCCCGGTCAACACGCTCGAGGAGACCTTCGCCGACCCGCAGGTGCGCCATCGGGGCATGGTGGTGGGGGAGGGCGGGAGCGCGATGCCGGGGCCGCCGATCAAGCTGTCGGATACCCCCGCCTCGATCCGCACGCCGCCCGCCCGCTTCGGGGAGCACACGGAGGAGGTGCTGCGGGGGCTCGGGTTCGGGGCGGCGGAGATCGCGGGGCTGCGGCGTGAGGGGGTGGTGTAG